A segment of the Hippopotamus amphibius kiboko isolate mHipAmp2 chromosome 8, mHipAmp2.hap2, whole genome shotgun sequence genome:
TGACTTGATCTCCCTGttctatgcagcagcttcccacgagccatccattttacatttggtagttacCACATATACTTAAGCTATCTTGACTGAGTGTATAGCCAGACCTGAGAAGGAACCACAATAGCACGAATATGGGTCATAATGATCATAGATGCAGAGGAAGGACTGTTCTGAGGACATGGGCACAGATGTCTCACTCATCACTTTTCCTCAAATCAGCAAGTGagggtgggcagaggaggagcAAGGGCCATGGACCAAGCAGTCACACCTGCTGCCCCAAGGAGACCTTCCCAAGGAGGACCACTGGGTTCCTCTAagttctcttccttccctcctgttgGACCCCCAGTGCTCCCTAGGGATTTCGGGACTTTGCCTCGTCTGTCCTGGGTTGAGGAGAATCAGAGCAAGATTGGTCACTGGAGGGCAGCTCCCTGGGACCCAGAGAGTTGGGAGTCCCAGTGCACTCAGAGCCCAAGTCTCACCTAATTGGCCATTTGAGGCCTCAAGTCTCATCTGTCCCAGATGGAGAGATCTTCCCCAGCAAAGAAATCCTGAGGTGCAGGGTCCTTGACAAACTACCCAGCAAGCAGACAAGACCTAGAGGATCAGGTGAGCTGAGCCCTCCCATCCCTTAATTATTCCAAGACACAGGAGCTTGCTGCAGCAAGAATCTGCACACTGGACAGACTCCCACTGGGACCCTGGGtgccctcctctgccccctccccactctcagGTAACCACAATGTAAGCCAGAGCTGTACAGGGAGAGAGTAGGGGTCCTCGGTGCCACCTCATGATCAGCAGCACAGACCACTGTCAGGAGGATGGTCCACCCTGGGAGTAGGGTCCTGGGTGAGTCATGCCCCTTGTGACATCACAGGAGCAGTGCAGCCATCACTCAGCAGGAGGTGGGTCAGCATCACTGGCAGGCGAGTCCTGGGAGCCTGGGGCCTGAACAGCACTGCCTTCCAACCCTGCCCCCCACTTGCCCACCCCAGTGCCCTGGGCAGGGTCAGTTAGGGCAGTGTGTCTGGACTTTGACAAGAGCAGAAATAACCAGGGGGGTCTTGTATAAATATGGGTTTTAATTCAGTGGTCTCAGATTTTGCATTTCCGATAAGCTCCTGGTAAATCTGGTGCTGCAGGGCCTCAGACCACACTTGAGTAATGAAAGATTATAATGACAGGACTGAGGACACAGTCACTATAAATAGACACTCACAGACAACACTGGATTCTTCTCCTTCACTTGGGAGGTATTTCTCAGGCTCAAATCAAAGGCAGGTTTACTGAAGCTGCCACCATAGCCCTACTGGGTCATCTCAATAAGCCAGAGGAATGTGCCAGTTTGTTTTCTCAAAACTAGACTGGGAGTTTGGCTTCTCATATGTAAATGCCAATCACTCCTCAGGTTCTCCCCCAGGCATCCTACGGGTCACTGTTGTGATGACCCAAGGCCCCCAAGGTGGACAAATTGTCCTGGGAAACAGCCAAAATAATGAAGCTGGGAGCCCCAGGGAACATAAGAGCAAGGTCATCCAACATGGTGGTAGTGAGTGATGATCACTCTGGTCACTTTGACACTACAATGTGGGTGAGGACCTGGATGGATAGAGACAGGTTGGGCATGGGCACAGGACAGGGCTGTGTGTACAGGGTTTGGTGGCCAAGGTGTGTAGGGCTGCACCCCCTCCACCCTCAGTGCCCATATCCAACCAAGAATTAGAGATGACCATGCCTGGGCATTCCAGGTCACACTGTCCCCTCTGCTGTCATGACAGGGTTGGAGTCAAGTTTCCTAGGAAAGGAAAGCTGGACAACCCATTATTTCACCCACATCCTCTATTAGCAGAAAGTCTCATAGACCACCTTCTAAGAGGACGTCAGGCTGAGAGGGAAAGTGGGGGTCATCACTCCTCCACAGGCACCACTGACCATCCAGCCTCTGCCTGCACACCCTCACTCCTGGGGAGCTCACTCCTCCAAAGTGAGCCAGCTTTGTGATGCTGTAGATCTGACCTCTGAAAATGATAcattgttctaaaattgacttCCATATTCTCATtaatcctcctccctcccctcccatgaAGCACTGTGTCTCTGTGCCCACCATccttccccactcctccctctTTAGGCTGCATCTCCCCTGACCATTCCTCTGGCCATCACACAGCTGTTCCCCATGTTCCATGTGAGTGTGGTGGTCAGCCCTGCCCAGGACAGACAAAGGACGTCTGGGCTGTGACAGGGACAAGAGGCAGCATCCAAAAGGAGGATTCAGACATTGAGGCAGATGTGACAATTTTGGTGGCTTTCATTGGTAGAGGCAATCAACCCTACAGGGTGTGCCTAGGAGAGAGGGGCATGGAAGTAAGGACGGGGGAGGACATGCCTATCACCTGAAAGTGTCACAGCCCTTGTCCTGCTGGTTCTAAGACTATGGAGCTTGGCTGTCCCTCCTCACATTTTCCAACATAAGGACATTGGCTGGAGGCCCCTCTGAGATGCTCAAGGATGCCCAGTGCTCTGCTGACAAAATGACACTGTGGTCCAGGCTCCAGACAGTGATGCTGAGATGGGGCTCAGGGTCTGtaggagaaacagagaacagCCAAATTTGCCTGGTGGGTGCTGGTTCCTGCTCTGCTGCCAGCCTAGTCTGGAGATAAAATCATCACCATTCCATTACTAGGGGGCATTTCCACAAGTAATGAATGAGTTGATAAGGCATTGAGACTGAAGGATTAGATACTCAGGTGAGGAGTGGAAATGGCACAGCTCAGGAGCATCCCCATGGATGTGGAAAGCATTTATTGAGAGGAGGCACAGGGGCTGCAGCACTCCTTACACTGTAGGTTCTCAATCTGCAATGCTCCTGgcacccatccccacccccacaataGCAGCAGCTCAGAATCTTCCAAAAGAGAATTAACTTGCATATTTATGAAATAGTGAATCAGAGGAAATGTTCCCTTTTCAGGTCAGTATGAGCTCATCTGGAAGGAGAACTGGGCAGCTGCTGGTTTGTTGGTCATTCAGTGGGAATTGAGGTACCAAAGGATCCTCCCACCTACAACCACCCAcctgctctctgctctctgaCCCATGTCACCCAGCTCAGGGCCATGTCACCCCACAGGAATGGAAACCTCTCAGTGATGATTTTGCAAGACTTTGTGTTGGATGGATTTGATTGTGGTCTGCAGACCCAGTTCCTgctctttgttttgttcctggcCCTGTACGTGGTGGCCATCCTGGGGAACATCACCCTGATCATGGTCATCACCCTGGATGCCCGTCTGCACTCCccaatgtacttcttcctcaagAACCTCTCCCTCCTGGACTTGTGCTACTTATCTGACATCTACCCCAAGGCCCTTGCCGATTTCCTGTCCTCCTCCAAGGTCATCACCTTTGCAGGCTGTGCTACCcagttcttcttcttctccctgcTGGTCACCACTGAGGGAttcctcttggctgtgatggcctatgaccgttTCATGGCTGTCTGCAGCCCCCTGCACTACCCCACCACCATGTGCCCCTCTACATGTATCCGACTGGTGCTGGGCTCCTACTGTGCAGGCTGCTTCAACTCCATCGTGCAGACTAGCTTCACATTCAGCCTCCCGTTCTGCAGCTCCAACCACATCGACCACTTCTTCTGTGATGTGCCCCCTTTGCTCAAGCTTGCCTGCGCTGACACATCCATCAATAACCTAATCATGTTTGGCATCTCTGGCCTCATCATCATAGGCACCACACTTGTGGTCCTCAACTCCTATGGCTACATCACAGTGACCATCCTGAGGATGCGCTCAGGAGCAAGGGGACACAAACTCCTCTCCACCTGTGGATCCCACATGACAGCTGTGTCCCTCTTTTATGGGACCCTTTTTGTCATGTATGCGCAGCCAAGGGCTATGGAGTCCATGGAGCAGGGCAAGGTGGTCTCTGTCTTCTACACCTTGGTCATTCCGATGCTCAACCCcctcatctacagtctgagaaaCAAGGATGTGAAGGATGCCCTGTGGAGACTGGGCCAGAAGCACACAGCCACGTGAAGGAGGGTGGCCAGGGAGACAGAGTGTCTTCAGGGCAGGACAAAGTGCTCAAAGAAGGCACTCAGTTTGATCTGAGGAATTTGTTCCACCCAATTCATTCTTTCATCTAACATTTCATTGAACACTTCCTAGTAGCAAATCGTGGGCCACACATTTCAAGTATGAGATGCAAAAttgataattcatttttttgtcATCAGAAAATTAATGGTTCATGATGGGGAAGACCCTATTCTTGAAGTTTGGGTAATATACTAAGTAGAGTCATGTATATAGGGGTAGGTAGGAGTCACTGAAGTAGGATATGGGTCCTAGTTCAACTCTACATAACTAAATAAACTCTGAGGGCTCACTCTTCACTTCATTTCTGAATCTATGTAAATGTGTGCTCAGCAATCTCCCCTGGACCACCTAGAAGGAGGGCCTTGGTCGCTTAGACTTGCCCTTTCCTTGGTGATAACGTGGGGTCACTTGGGGGAGAGTTAGGAAGACTATGCTTCCCCTCGGTTCTGCAGCATGGCTGTTACTCCACCTCCCCCTTCTGGTTACTGATGTTACCACCCCCGATGAGGCAGCAGAGTGCACCTGTTCTCCTGCTTCAGACACTCCTAGTTCACCCTGTCCTGGTTTTCTCCCCTTAGACCGCAGCTGGGAGCTCTAGTGGTCAACAGGGATGCCTTCATATGCAAACTTCAACTGACCCTCTACCACCCAGCCTGGCTGATTACACTGTCCTGACTCCTTGTGACCCTAACAAATGAGGCTTTGTCAGCACAGACAGCTCTGAAGAAGGTGAAGGTCCTGGTGGCTGCAGCAGAGAGCagagggtggagagagaaggTGCACTCTCTTGGCAGAGAGCCTAGCTCCCTGGCCCTCTGTCCCACACTCCCTGGGAGCCTGGTCCCTCAGTCTTGACCTGCCCATTCAGAGCTCCATCCTTGTGCTCCATGGACCCAACACACAGCCTGGCTCAAAGCCCCATGGCCTCCTTTCATGTCTCCCTTTGGTAGAGTCATGCACTCCCGTGGCCACTATCAGGAGGTTGTCCCCTGGGCATGTGGAGTCGTCTGTTCCCTCTAGGGTCAGTAGGGACATGCCCTGTCTCTGGTCATGTCTCCATGTCCTGGTTTTCTTGCTCAGGAGAACTTGGACTAACAG
Coding sequences within it:
- the LOC130859625 gene encoding olfactory receptor 12-like — encoded protein: MSPHRNGNLSVMILQDFVLDGFDCGLQTQFLLFVLFLALYVVAILGNITLIMVITLDARLHSPMYFFLKNLSLLDLCYLSDIYPKALADFLSSSKVITFAGCATQFFFFSLLVTTEGFLLAVMAYDRFMAVCSPLHYPTTMCPSTCIRLVLGSYCAGCFNSIVQTSFTFSLPFCSSNHIDHFFCDVPPLLKLACADTSINNLIMFGISGLIIIGTTLVVLNSYGYITVTILRMRSGARGHKLLSTCGSHMTAVSLFYGTLFVMYAQPRAMESMEQGKVVSVFYTLVIPMLNPLIYSLRNKDVKDALWRLGQKHTAT